A window of Streptomyces sp. NBC_01689 genomic DNA:
CGGTCCACGTCGAGTTCTGGCAGGCGGACAAGGGCCGTCTGCACAACCGGCTGCGCTACGAGCGCCCCGATCCCACGAGCGCTTGGCGACGCCACTTGCTGTGGCCGTGACTTCCCCGCCCGCAAGGACATGACAGGGCCGGCGCCGCCCGGCACCCGGTGCGCCCGGGAGCCGATGCACGGCCGTCGCGCTGCCGGATGTCGGTGCCGTCCGCGTCCGCGGCTCAGGCATGGTCCCTGCCTCCGGGCGCGGCCTTCGCGCGGGTCAACTCTGCTTCTGGAGGAAGGCGATCTCCGCTTCCACGGCCTCCTCGTGCGCCTCGAGGAAGGGCGCGTAATGGCGGCCCGCCAGGTGCAACACCTCGGCGTCCGGGGCGTGGTGGGCCGCTTCGACGGCGGGCCCGGGCAGCGCGCTCAGGTCCTGGTCGCAGACGACCACGAGCAGGGGCCACCTGATCCGGGGGGCGTGGAGGCCCGGCCGGTATCCGCCGAGCCGCAGGACGATCCGGGCGGCGACCGTCCGCTCCCAGTCCGGGTGACGACGGTCCGGATCCAGGGCCCGCTCGCCGTCCATCGCGTCGGGAGTGGTGAGGGAGGCGACGGCACCCCGTACTCCCGCGGTGGGGACCAGCAACGGCGGACGTCCGAGGAGACCGCCGACCGCGTCCGCGACGCCGCGGCCGAGGAGCCGGAGCAGCGCGAGGGGTGTCATGGCGCGCAGCGCGTCGGTGGCCACCGCCCGACCGTCCACGAGCGGTGACTGCGCGATCACGGACGCCGGCCGCGGATTGTCGGCGGCGACGCGGAAGACGTGGCCGCCCGCGAGCGAGAAACCCCAGAGCGAGATCCCGTCGGGGTCGACGTCGGGCAGTCCGGCCGCGAAGTCGATCGCGGCCTGCCAGTCGGCGAGTTGGTCGTCGAGACGGACGACCTGGCGCGGCTCGCCCCCGCTCTCCCCGAACCGCCGGTGGTCGAAGGCGAGTACGGCGAATCCGGCGTCGTTGAACCGCGGTCCGAAGAGATCCGAGGCAGGCTCCTTCGTCACCGCAATCCCTCCGGCCATGATCACGCAGCCGCCGTTGGTGCCCGGATAGTGCCAGGCGGAGCACGTGGTGTCGCCGCTGAAGAAACGTACTTTCTCTCGGTGTCGGCCGGGCAGGGACATGGGGTCCTCCGTCGGTGGTGAGGGGATCGGCGCCCGCTGTCGGGCTCGCTCGGTTCCAGGACTCGCGCTCGGTGCGCGGGCACGCTCGGCTCTCGCGCCCGGCCGGCTCGCCGACTTGACGCTCGCGCCGGGACCGACCGGCACGCGGGACCGCTGTCGGTACGGGCCCGGTGAGCCCCGGCGATCGCCGGCCGTCAGCCGTTCCGGACCGGCATCCGGCCACGCGAGGCCCCGCGATCACCCGCTCCTTCCGTGTCCCGGGGCCGCCGACGCGGCTCGGGGACGGCGAGGAGTGCGTGACGCCCGCGTGACATCCATGGTCGGGGCACGGTCCGCGGGACGGCCCGCGCCAGGCGCCGGAATGAGCGAAACTTGCCGTCATGGCCATGGTGTCGGCGGATTCCGTACTGAGCCTCACCGATCAGCGGCTGGTGGCCGCTCTGCAGTGCGACGGCCGTCTCACCGCGGAACGGGCGGCCCGGGTGCTTGACCTCAGCCCCGCCACCGTGCGCCGCCGTCTGCGAGCGCTCGGCGCCGACGGGACCGTGCGCGTGGTGATCTCACCCGTCGCGCGACCCCGCGACGGGGGTTCGGCGGGGGCGCTCTTCCTGCGCATCCGGGTGTTGCGGGGAAAGCTCGACACCCTCGTGGCCGCGCTCGCGGCACGCGAGGACATCCCGTTCATCGACGTCACCACCTCCGGGGACGAGATCTTCGCGGTGGCCCGTACGGAGCCGGGTTCGCGCGACCCGCTCGTCTTCCGCCAACTGCCCTCCACACAGGCGGTCACGTCCCTGGAGAGCGCCACCGTCCTGCATGTCTTCCGGGTCACCTCGGAGTGGCGTCACGCCGTCCTGACGCCGGACGAACGCGCGGCCCTGAGCCCGGCCGCACCGGAGCCCGGTCCGGCGCCTGTCGGGCGAACCGCCGCGGAATCCGAGCCGGTGCCCTCCGGGTCGGCGGGCCCGTACGGCGTCGACACCGACCCCTTGGAACAGTCACTCATCGACGCCCTGGCCCCCGACGCACGTCTCTCCGCCGCGGCGCTGGCCGCGCACACCGGTCACCCGGAGACGACGGTCCGCCGTCGGATCGCCCGAATCGCCGCCCAGGGACGGCTGGTGACCCAGGTCCTGGTGGACCCCCGCAGGATCGGACTGCCCATCGAGGCCAAGCTCCTGCTGCGGGTGGCCCCCGATCATCTGGCCGCAGCGGGGCGGGCGTTGGCCGACCATCCCGCGGTGCACGGCGCGTTCGCCACCTCGGGTCCATCGAACCTGCACGCGGCTGCGTACTTCCCCGGTCTGCCCGCCCTCTACGGCTTCCTCTCCCGCGACCTGGTCGGCCTGGGGATCACCCGGGTCGAGACGGCCGTCGTCGGCCGCACCGCCAAACGCACGCCCCCGTCGGGCCCGGATCGGCCGTCTCCGGCCGCCGCACGACGCCGGCCACCGGCCCACGCACGGCCGGGCACGGGCTGAGGACGGACCGGCACGGGGTGATGACGTACCGGGCAGGGGGGTGATGACTGGCTCAAGCACGGTCGCGGTACGGGATTCAGCGCGGGAGCACCCAGTCCGGCCTCCACGTCCCGGCGGCGTCGTGGCCGGCCGTCGTGGTGGCGAGGTGGGCGCGCAGAGTGGCCAGCGCCGGGTGCGGGTTGTCGCGGTGCCAGAGCAGCGAGTGCGGGTAGACGGGCTTCGGGTCGGTCACCGGGATGCGGCGCAGGCCGTGCCCGGCGGGCCAGACGAGACGGGTCTGCCCGCCCATGAAGGTGGCCAGGGCCGGGGTGTCGGCGATGGTGTCGAGCAGTGCGTCGGAGCCGAAGTTGGGGCCGGTCGCCTCGATGGTGAGGCCGAACTGGGCGACGAGGTCGTCGTAGTAGGCGGCCCACTCGGTACCCGGGACGATGCCGGGCATCCAGATCCGGTGTCCGACGAGCTGGGGGACGGTCACCGAGCGGGCGCCCGCCAGTGCGTGGGCGGGGCCGGTGAGAAGCTCGAGCGGCTCATCGCTCACTCGTACGGACTCGATGTCCGGGGGAAGCGGCCGGCCGGGCACGGCGACGGCGCGGAAGGACGCGTCGATCGTCCCGGAGCGGATGGCGGTGACGGCCGTCTCGATGTCGAACAGCATCACCACGTCGAGATCGATCTCGGGGTGGGCTCGGTGGAAGCCGCGCAGCAGGCCCGCCGCCGCGCCGCGTGAGGCGATCACGTCGACGCGCAGTGGACGGCGGCCCGTGTGCACGGAGGCGACCGCGCGCTCGGCGACGCGTAGCAGGTCCCGGGCGTGCGGCAGGAACGCCTGCCCGTCGATGGTGAGCTCGGCGCCGCGCGCGGTGCGCGTGAACAGCCGCACGCCCAGGGTGCGCTCCAGCGCGGCGATGCGCTTGGAGACCGCCTGCTGGGTGACCGCCAGCTCGGTGGCGGCCTCCTGGAACTGCCCCGCGTCAGCGGCGACGACGAAGGTCCGGACGGTGTCGAGGTCCATGGCGACACTCTAGGGTCACAACCAATGGTTGTGGCCGGACGGCCTCACGGTTGTTTGACCCCTGCACAGGGCTCTCGCTTTGATGCTCTCGGTCACGGATCGGTTGTGCGGGCGGGAGCGAAGGGGCGGCGGGCATGGAAGGCGGGCAGCGGTCGAGGCGTCCGCGAGGACAGCGGCTGGGACGGCGGTTCGGCTGGTTCTGGGGAGCGTACGGAACCAGCGCGCTCGGCACATGGCTCGCCTTCGGCGCGTTCCCGCTGATCGCCGTCCAGGTGCTGCACGCCGGGCCGGCCCAGGTGGCCGCGCTCTCCTCCGTGGGGGCGGCGGTGGGCGCGGCCGTGGCGGTGCCGCTCGGTCCATGGGTGGAGTTCCGCCGCAAGCGGTCGGTGCTGATCGGGACGGACCTGGCGCGGTGCGCGGCGCTGCTGACCGTACCGGCCGCGTACGCGCTCGGCGCGCTCACCTTCGTCCAGCTCCTGCTGGTCTCCGTCGTCGTCGCGTCGGCCGACATCACCTTCCGGGCCGCCTCCGGGGCGTATCTGAAGACGCTGCTGCCGGCCGAGGACCTGCTCACCGCCAACGCCAGGTTCGAGTCGACGGCCTGGACGACCACGATCGTCGGGCCACCGCTGGGCGGCGCCATGACCGGGCTCCTCGGTCCGGTGGCCACGGTGATGGCCGACGCGGTCAGCTACCTGCTCTCGGCCCTCGGCATCCGCGCGGCGGGCGGGTCCGAGCCGCCGCCCGCACACCGGGAGGCGCCCCGGACAAGGGCCCGGGACCTGCTCGACGGCTGGCGCTTCATCCTCGCCGACGCGACCCTGCGTCCGCTCTTCCTCAACACCGCGTTGTTCAACGGGCTGGTGATGGCGACCCAGCCCCTGCTGGCCGTCCTGATGCTCGGCCCGCTCGGGTTCGCCCCGTGGCAGTACGGCCTCGCCTTCGCCGCACCCTCGATCGGCGGTCTGCTCGGTTCGCGACTGGCCCGCCCGCTCGTGAACCGGTTCGGACAGCATCAGGTCCTGGTCGTGGCCGGCACGCTCCGCGCGCTGTGGCCCGTCGGTCTGGCGTTCCTCGGGCGGGGCACCGGCGGCCTCCTGCTGGTGATGGGCGTCGAACTGGGGCTCATCTTCAGCTGCGGGGTCTTCAACCCCGTCTACGCCACCTATCGGCTCGAGCGCACCCCGACCGACCGGGTCACCCGGACGCTGTCCGCCTGGGCCGTGACGACCAAGGCCTCGACCGCGCTCCTGACGGCCGTCTGGGGCGTACTCGGGTCACTGATCGACCCACGTACGGCCATCGGCCTGGCCGGCGTGCTCCTGCTGACGACCCCGCTGCTGCTCCCCCGCCGCACCACGGGACTCGACGCCGGACCGGACCCGTCACCGGACGCCGCGCCCGAGGACCCACCGTCGCCCCCGACGAGCCTCACACGCCGCACGGGCCGGAACTGACCACCCCGCCGACGACTCTCGCGGGAGGACCGGGCCCGCGGGACGACCAGACCTACCGGACGACGCTCGTGACCGCCGGCGTACCGGTGGCGGCGAGCGCCCGGGATGCGAGGCGCCCCTGCCGCGCCGCCTGCTCCAAAGGCCCACGTCGGAGCAGCCGGCTGCCCGGAGCTGGTACGCCGACCAGGCATGCCGGCCCCGTACAGGCACCGGGTGGACATCACCTCATTACGTGACGACTCTCAGCGGATCTCGTACGTCCCGTCGAGCCGGGCACGACCGCGGACATGGCCCGCCATGGCGGCGGTCACGTCGGCGAGGGTGAAGCCGTCCGGCAGTTCCGGTGCCCGGTCGAGGGCGAACAACTGGAAGACGTACGCGTGGGGGCCGTGCGACCGGATCGGCATGGGTCCGGCCCAGCCGCGTCGGCCGAGCGCGCCCTTCCCGTGCCGGATGCCGAGAGTCGGGCTGGGGTGGGCGAGGGCGTTCTCCGGGATACCGTCCAGCGTGGGGTCGATGCCCAGCGTGAGCGCGTGGGTGGCCGGTTTGCCGAGAGGGACGTCGGGGTCCTGCACGACGAGCGCGAACGCGACGGTGCCGGCCGGCGGGCGCGACCAGCCGAGGGCGGGAGAGATGTTCGCGCCGAACAGCCTCCCACGGAACTTCTCCGGTATGGGTGCCCCGTGATCGAAGGCGGGGCTGGTCAGGGCGAAGTTCTCCGCGGCCTGCAGCTCGGGGCGGGCCCAGACGAGGGTGTGGTGACCGGCACGCCGGTTGCGCAGAGCGACGCCGAGGGGATGTGCGGGCATGACTTCGACTCCTCCTGGAGGGAACCCGGCTGCGGTGGGCCCGGGTGACGGTCCCGTTGCGCTTCCCGGAGCCATTGATTAGGTACAAGAAAGATCTTTTTAGGTATACTAACGAGCCATGCAGAAGCGTGCAACCGACGAGCACTCCGGCAAGGGCGACGAGGCCGACCTCGGCGGGCAGGTGCGATCCGCCGTCGGACGCCTCTACCGCCGCTTCCGCAGCGAGCGTCCCGAAGGCGGCCTGGGCGACGTGGCACTGGAGGTGCTCACCCGCCTCCACAAGCACGGACCGCAGACCC
This region includes:
- a CDS encoding alpha/beta hydrolase — its product is MTKEPASDLFGPRFNDAGFAVLAFDHRRFGESGGEPRQVVRLDDQLADWQAAIDFAAGLPDVDPDGISLWGFSLAGGHVFRVAADNPRPASVIAQSPLVDGRAVATDALRAMTPLALLRLLGRGVADAVGGLLGRPPLLVPTAGVRGAVASLTTPDAMDGERALDPDRRHPDWERTVAARIVLRLGGYRPGLHAPRIRWPLLVVVCDQDLSALPGPAVEAAHHAPDAEVLHLAGRHYAPFLEAHEEAVEAEIAFLQKQS
- a CDS encoding Lrp/AsnC family transcriptional regulator, which codes for MAMVSADSVLSLTDQRLVAALQCDGRLTAERAARVLDLSPATVRRRLRALGADGTVRVVISPVARPRDGGSAGALFLRIRVLRGKLDTLVAALAAREDIPFIDVTTSGDEIFAVARTEPGSRDPLVFRQLPSTQAVTSLESATVLHVFRVTSEWRHAVLTPDERAALSPAAPEPGPAPVGRTAAESEPVPSGSAGPYGVDTDPLEQSLIDALAPDARLSAAALAAHTGHPETTVRRRIARIAAQGRLVTQVLVDPRRIGLPIEAKLLLRVAPDHLAAAGRALADHPAVHGAFATSGPSNLHAAAYFPGLPALYGFLSRDLVGLGITRVETAVVGRTAKRTPPSGPDRPSPAAARRRPPAHARPGTG
- a CDS encoding LysR family transcriptional regulator, whose translation is MDLDTVRTFVVAADAGQFQEAATELAVTQQAVSKRIAALERTLGVRLFTRTARGAELTIDGQAFLPHARDLLRVAERAVASVHTGRRPLRVDVIASRGAAAGLLRGFHRAHPEIDLDVVMLFDIETAVTAIRSGTIDASFRAVAVPGRPLPPDIESVRVSDEPLELLTGPAHALAGARSVTVPQLVGHRIWMPGIVPGTEWAAYYDDLVAQFGLTIEATGPNFGSDALLDTIADTPALATFMGGQTRLVWPAGHGLRRIPVTDPKPVYPHSLLWHRDNPHPALATLRAHLATTTAGHDAAGTWRPDWVLPR
- a CDS encoding MFS transporter, coding for MEGGQRSRRPRGQRLGRRFGWFWGAYGTSALGTWLAFGAFPLIAVQVLHAGPAQVAALSSVGAAVGAAVAVPLGPWVEFRRKRSVLIGTDLARCAALLTVPAAYALGALTFVQLLLVSVVVASADITFRAASGAYLKTLLPAEDLLTANARFESTAWTTTIVGPPLGGAMTGLLGPVATVMADAVSYLLSALGIRAAGGSEPPPAHREAPRTRARDLLDGWRFILADATLRPLFLNTALFNGLVMATQPLLAVLMLGPLGFAPWQYGLAFAAPSIGGLLGSRLARPLVNRFGQHQVLVVAGTLRALWPVGLAFLGRGTGGLLLVMGVELGLIFSCGVFNPVYATYRLERTPTDRVTRTLSAWAVTTKASTALLTAVWGVLGSLIDPRTAIGLAGVLLLTTPLLLPRRTTGLDAGPDPSPDAAPEDPPSPPTSLTRRTGRN
- a CDS encoding YbhB/YbcL family Raf kinase inhibitor-like protein, which codes for MPAHPLGVALRNRRAGHHTLVWARPELQAAENFALTSPAFDHGAPIPEKFRGRLFGANISPALGWSRPPAGTVAFALVVQDPDVPLGKPATHALTLGIDPTLDGIPENALAHPSPTLGIRHGKGALGRRGWAGPMPIRSHGPHAYVFQLFALDRAPELPDGFTLADVTAAMAGHVRGRARLDGTYEIR